The following proteins are co-located in the Bathymodiolus thermophilus thioautotrophic gill symbiont genome:
- a CDS encoding FISUMP domain-containing protein, with product MQTTKTLIIGLFIYGLSNIGISAKSLEDPLYSNVAAHQSKIPAALTDSFGDIFGSVPNNTPSASKSTPTSDNTSDANIPSKVFVSSMFSNRDIYVEFLKHLHTSLALNDNFKALNDFLSTKCSDKCNIRSIFAVLNKLRTENLFFWIGKYRTTLKFNDRGQTFTVFITNGAKVNNGKVADGSVFINNIPIYNATFKNRQLTWNYDTGSILSNSSKGDLTFADIFVKDSYIGHNFLGTLMVNSKITGKEESYRFTGFSRIWTPTKLSARKRSGSKNKSNNKSGSASGSTSGSESEGALRAGNDPGNSSGFGSNISYHPKPMGVGMINYKTHLFGSQVWTVENMRHFPTKLMTGIFTGDSNDIKYYEWASAMDEEVEEGSQGICASGWRIPTDADWKKLESYFKMSPVQQNKNNTYRGKDQASMLNQGWFNAELLGFFRDNNLQEKGKKVYFVSSSKSTKAGHFIGRKISTVPVSAMRFVLIKKATPGQMAIGEVEVMYQGRNIARHKKVTVHAGKAYTLFHSLLPDSPSSWVDAKDIVDGNVNTGFLSDNSSSNGWVTIDLGAEYRIESIKIKDLIHQSKRIPAKELAIFTSKKAINAYETIQELRTNPEIESVGVSMMRPSSDPDHHFIITDITLDLWRGDIDNSIGSSVRCIQNDIIPNLVAPSIENNIKIGERIKPIVILDFAPGVINKWSISPALDNGLVFDTKTGTISGTPNKLQMRKKYTVTATNDKGPNFIDVYITILPILIDNIEVSGNDVLVVGKSTQLSATISPSNASNKTLSWLANDTVSIDNKTGEVTGLKEGIASIRAISNNGLVVGRFEILVVDSQTIVFDKKPYKVILSEATGKIWLDRNLGASQVCKTVKDADCYGDLYQWGRGRDGHQSRAYMGKTTTLASSITPNNSNFIISTADKVNDIGFFLTLNRGDWTAVGVDDSGDKRMAVWGKTGVNNICPANFRVPTSNELKAEIEASTAAGKTGINTLLKLPLSGNRNSEGELKDFDYKGFYWAKSSDSLELDDNGDVSFPKKDRIQGLSVRCIKYIKPTVPIIVPSVEQLTVQIGESITPITFANFGANVTQWFITKKSLANVDNISANANNPFSMIENKVMGNVDNSSLASGLSFDSHTGTISGRANNITLRIYYEITATNSFGTDSAIVSIAVNPLPVPVTSIQLSHNAIQIEGKSVLKVGESIQLSAGITPGNATNQGVLWSVNSNHVTMSKSKGTATLTGVSTGVVELYATSLDGGGAFAKLTIHIVEKIFKGKIYNTVVSVKNRMWLDRNLGASQVCIDARDSECYGDLYQFGRPDDGHQRRINTNIQYKQAKTIKPNENTFFVNEDVPQVTTTSVTTTDKATLNPFTWFGASTTTKVTVTTRPPKGDWTVADKERTNRANFWSDSSGNGICPTGFRVPTPSELIEEALNTRRLRHLGPLRLPMAGKRHLYDGVIKNEGTVGSYWSQTYVEHQFPKAMSFYLLAGNTNLYISTEGDANGYSVRCIADLQE from the coding sequence ATGCAAACAACTAAGACACTAATTATTGGTTTATTTATTTATGGATTATCAAATATTGGCATATCAGCAAAATCATTGGAAGACCCGCTCTATTCTAATGTTGCGGCACATCAATCTAAAATACCTGCTGCACTAACAGACTCTTTTGGCGATATCTTTGGTTCAGTACCAAATAACACGCCTTCTGCCTCAAAGTCAACACCAACATCAGACAATACTTCTGACGCCAATATACCTTCTAAAGTATTTGTATCAAGTATGTTTAGCAATCGTGATATATATGTAGAATTTCTTAAACATCTACACACATCGTTAGCACTTAATGATAACTTTAAGGCGCTTAACGATTTTTTAAGCACAAAGTGTTCCGATAAATGTAATATACGATCAATTTTTGCTGTACTTAATAAATTAAGAACTGAGAATTTGTTTTTTTGGATTGGAAAATATCGCACCACTTTGAAATTTAATGATCGAGGCCAAACATTCACAGTTTTTATCACAAATGGTGCCAAGGTTAACAACGGCAAGGTTGCGGATGGCTCTGTTTTTATAAACAATATACCTATTTATAATGCCACATTTAAAAATAGGCAATTAACTTGGAACTACGACACTGGTTCAATATTGTCTAACAGTTCCAAAGGTGATCTCACTTTTGCCGATATTTTTGTTAAAGATTCTTATATTGGTCATAATTTTTTAGGCACATTGATGGTGAACAGTAAGATCACAGGAAAAGAGGAGAGTTATAGATTTACAGGTTTTTCTCGCATTTGGACGCCAACTAAATTATCAGCAAGAAAGAGGAGCGGTTCAAAAAATAAGTCAAATAACAAATCGGGGAGCGCCTCAGGGAGTACCTCAGGAAGTGAATCAGAAGGTGCTTTAAGGGCAGGAAACGACCCAGGAAATAGCTCGGGTTTTGGTTCGAATATTAGTTACCACCCAAAACCAATGGGTGTTGGCATGATTAATTACAAAACCCATCTTTTTGGCTCACAAGTATGGACTGTGGAAAATATGCGTCATTTCCCAACCAAACTTATGACGGGTATTTTTACTGGGGACAGCAATGATATCAAATATTATGAATGGGCTTCTGCCATGGATGAAGAGGTTGAAGAGGGATCACAAGGCATCTGTGCATCAGGCTGGCGCATTCCAACAGATGCAGATTGGAAAAAATTAGAAAGTTATTTCAAAATGAGTCCAGTTCAGCAAAATAAAAATAATACTTATCGTGGCAAGGATCAGGCCAGTATGCTCAATCAAGGTTGGTTTAACGCTGAATTATTAGGGTTTTTTAGAGACAATAACTTGCAAGAAAAAGGTAAAAAAGTTTACTTTGTCAGCTCTAGCAAATCCACAAAGGCAGGGCATTTTATTGGTCGTAAAATATCAACTGTGCCTGTATCTGCTATGCGTTTTGTGCTGATCAAGAAAGCCACTCCTGGACAAATGGCAATAGGCGAAGTGGAGGTAATGTATCAGGGCAGGAACATTGCACGCCATAAAAAAGTGACAGTTCACGCAGGTAAGGCATACACCCTTTTCCACTCTTTGCTTCCTGACTCTCCTTCCTCTTGGGTAGATGCAAAAGACATCGTTGATGGTAATGTAAACACTGGTTTTTTAAGTGATAATAGCTCAAGTAACGGATGGGTGACTATTGATTTGGGTGCAGAGTATAGAATTGAGAGCATCAAAATTAAAGACTTAATTCACCAATCCAAGCGTATTCCAGCCAAAGAATTGGCTATTTTTACCTCTAAAAAAGCAATAAATGCCTATGAAACAATACAAGAACTCAGGACTAACCCTGAGATTGAGAGTGTTGGAGTTAGTATGATGAGGCCTTCAAGCGACCCTGATCATCATTTTATTATTACTGACATAACACTAGATTTGTGGCGTGGTGATATAGACAACAGTATTGGCTCTAGTGTGCGTTGTATTCAAAACGACATTATTCCAAATTTAGTCGCCCCCAGTATTGAAAACAATATCAAGATTGGCGAACGGATAAAACCTATTGTGATTTTGGATTTTGCACCCGGTGTGATTAACAAGTGGTCAATCAGTCCAGCACTTGATAATGGTTTGGTATTTGACACTAAAACAGGCACAATTTCAGGCACCCCTAACAAACTTCAAATGAGAAAAAAATATACAGTTACTGCCACCAATGACAAAGGCCCAAATTTTATTGATGTGTATATTACGATTTTACCAATATTGATTGATAACATTGAAGTGTCAGGTAATGATGTTCTGGTAGTCGGTAAAAGCACTCAGCTTAGTGCTACTATCAGTCCTAGCAATGCCAGCAATAAAACCCTTTCATGGTTGGCAAATGACACAGTAAGTATTGACAATAAAACGGGTGAAGTGACTGGACTTAAAGAAGGTATTGCCAGTATCAGAGCTATTTCTAACAATGGTCTTGTAGTCGGCAGATTTGAAATACTGGTTGTTGATTCACAAACCATTGTTTTTGATAAAAAACCTTATAAAGTTATTTTATCCGAAGCAACGGGAAAAATTTGGTTAGATAGAAACCTAGGTGCATCTCAAGTTTGTAAAACTGTCAAAGATGCTGATTGCTATGGCGATTTATATCAATGGGGCAGGGGTAGAGATGGGCATCAGTCTAGAGCGTATATGGGAAAAACCACAACTTTGGCAAGTAGTATCACCCCTAACAATAGCAATTTTATAATTAGTACAGCTGATAAAGTCAATGACATTGGCTTTTTTCTCACACTTAATAGAGGCGATTGGACAGCAGTAGGTGTTGATGATTCAGGCGACAAAAGGATGGCAGTTTGGGGTAAAACTGGCGTTAATAACATTTGTCCAGCAAACTTTAGGGTGCCAACTTCAAATGAATTAAAGGCTGAAATTGAGGCAAGCACAGCAGCTGGAAAAACAGGTATAAATACTTTATTGAAATTGCCATTAAGTGGTAATCGCAATAGCGAGGGCGAGTTAAAAGATTTTGATTACAAAGGTTTTTATTGGGCCAAAAGCTCAGATAGTCTTGAACTTGATGACAATGGCGATGTCTCCTTCCCAAAAAAGGATCGCATTCAAGGTCTTAGTGTGCGTTGTATAAAATATATTAAACCCACTGTCCCCATTATTGTCCCTAGTGTTGAACAGTTAACTGTTCAAATTGGCGAAAGTATCACACCGATTACCTTTGCTAATTTTGGTGCCAATGTTACCCAATGGTTCATCACTAAGAAGTCGCTTGCTAATGTTGATAATATTAGTGCTAATGCTAATAACCCATTTTCAATGATAGAAAATAAGGTAATGGGCAATGTTGACAATAGCAGCCTTGCCAGTGGATTGTCTTTTGACAGTCATACTGGCACAATTTCAGGCAGAGCAAATAACATAACATTAAGAATCTACTATGAAATTACTGCTACTAACAGTTTTGGCACAGATTCTGCGATAGTTAGTATTGCTGTGAATCCTTTGCCTGTGCCTGTTACCAGTATTCAACTTAGTCATAATGCCATACAAATAGAAGGCAAGAGCGTTCTTAAAGTAGGAGAGTCTATCCAACTTAGCGCTGGAATCACCCCTGGTAACGCCACCAATCAAGGTGTTTTGTGGTCGGTAAATTCTAATCATGTAACCATGTCTAAATCAAAAGGTACAGCCACGCTTACAGGTGTTAGCACTGGTGTGGTAGAACTTTATGCCACTTCTCTAGATGGGGGAGGTGCGTTTGCTAAACTCACTATTCATATTGTTGAAAAAATATTTAAAGGAAAAATTTATAATACAGTTGTTTCAGTGAAAAATCGAATGTGGCTAGATAGGAATCTAGGCGCAAGTCAAGTTTGCATTGACGCTAGAGACAGTGAATGTTATGGCGATTTGTATCAATTTGGACGACCCGACGATGGACACCAAAGACGCATAAACACAAATATTCAGTATAAGCAAGCAAAGACTATTAAGCCAAATGAAAATACATTTTTTGTAAATGAAGATGTGCCTCAGGTTACGACGACTTCTGTTACTACAACGGACAAGGCGACCCTAAATCCGTTCACATGGTTTGGCGCCTCTACAACGACAAAAGTTACCGTGACAACTCGACCACCCAAAGGAGACTGGACAGTGGCTGATAAAGAGAGAACTAATCGCGCTAATTTTTGGTCTGACAGTAGTGGCAACGGCATTTGCCCAACTGGTTTTAGAGTGCCCACACCATCAGAACTAATAGAAGAGGCGTTGAATACTAGACGCCTTAGACACTTAGGCCCCTTAAGGCTTCCAATGGCAGGCAAACGCCATTTGTATGATGGTGTCATAAAAAATGAAGGAACTGTAGGGAGTTATTGGAGTCAAACATATGTAGAACATCAATTTCCGAAAGCTATGTCATTTTATCTTTTAGCAGGGAACACGAATTTATATATTAGCACTGAAGGCGATGCTAATGGTTATAGTGTTCGTTGTATAGCAGATTTACAGGAATGA
- a CDS encoding JDVT-CTERM domain-containing protein, with product MKILNSFVVTLSLLFSVQALASLNPNPDPRVFYVASDSSNNLNRMDLSFAKNISVGTVTIVDFDGILIGYCQSESTVTTQDPNTHEWKKSIVKGVTPKDATDPDTCLTNSSKGGLSLVGQAVEITVGRRGEFPELSGEYILCVDGDCRKKNQLPVGKDKKITSKLGTRLLFGAMGKDSVYLTLDQMKQYIANNALPDKSKDTVITGDIYDYVVKDLNATVKDSSATAKDLNTTGDSAEVIIELVTAISKDAELRKYSLVHGWSSFVVDDNNAIQSKISETCTDDNWETGLIAGATCLKLTVKDGGENDTDGEQVDVTGDVNGIIKNTISPSGGGCVYNPNAPARFDIGFILLMILSAYYLIRRKRRLIN from the coding sequence ATGAAAATATTAAACTCATTTGTCGTTACACTTTCTTTACTTTTCTCAGTTCAAGCTTTGGCAAGTCTTAATCCCAACCCCGACCCTAGGGTCTTTTATGTCGCAAGTGATAGTAGTAATAATTTGAATAGAATGGATCTTAGTTTTGCTAAGAATATTAGTGTTGGCACAGTAACAATAGTGGACTTTGATGGTATTCTCATTGGATATTGTCAGAGTGAATCTACTGTTACAACTCAAGACCCCAATACGCACGAATGGAAAAAGTCTATTGTTAAGGGTGTAACCCCTAAGGATGCTACCGATCCAGATACTTGTTTGACAAATTCAAGCAAGGGTGGATTGTCTCTTGTAGGGCAAGCGGTAGAGATAACTGTAGGTAGAAGAGGTGAGTTCCCCGAACTTAGTGGCGAGTACATACTTTGTGTTGATGGTGATTGTCGCAAAAAAAACCAATTACCCGTAGGAAAAGATAAAAAAATCACCAGCAAACTAGGCACCAGACTATTATTCGGCGCCATGGGCAAAGATTCTGTATACCTAACCCTTGATCAAATGAAGCAATATATCGCAAACAATGCATTGCCCGATAAGTCCAAAGATACAGTGATCACTGGTGATATTTATGACTATGTTGTCAAAGACTTAAACGCCACTGTCAAAGATTCAAGTGCCACTGCCAAAGACTTGAACACCACTGGTGATTCTGCTGAAGTGATTATTGAACTCGTTACTGCAATCTCTAAAGATGCAGAGTTGCGTAAATATTCATTAGTCCATGGCTGGTCTAGTTTTGTCGTTGACGATAACAATGCCATCCAATCTAAAATTAGCGAAACTTGCACTGATGACAACTGGGAAACTGGATTAATCGCTGGTGCAACCTGCCTTAAATTAACCGTTAAAGACGGTGGCGAAAACGACACTGATGGTGAACAAGTTGATGTTACTGGCGATGTTAACGGTATTATTAAAAACACCATTTCCCCCAGTGGCGGCGGTTGTGTTTATAACCCCAACGCACCCGCTAGATTTGATATAGGCTTTATCTTATTGATGATATTAAGCGCTTATTATCTTATTAGAAGAAAACGCCGTCTTATCAATTAA
- the ccmB gene encoding heme exporter protein CcmB, with protein MNIYLQTLMRDLHSAIRNLSSILNPLLFFIISISLFPLAISPEASTLSQIAAGIIWVASMLAVLLSLNSLFHHDFDNGVLEQMLISHHSLPLLILSKIVAHWLLTGVPIILLSPLLGVFLFLDDESIKVLMLTLLLATPSLSLIGAIGASLIVSIKNSGMLLSLLILPLYIPILIFASSAVSQAQAGLEIDAQLYFLATILTVSLMLAPFVSALSLRISLE; from the coding sequence ATGAACATTTACTTACAAACGCTAATGCGTGATTTACATTCTGCCATTCGCAATCTGTCCAGCATACTCAATCCCTTGCTGTTTTTTATCATTTCCATATCGCTATTTCCCCTTGCCATCAGTCCAGAGGCATCAACGCTATCGCAAATCGCTGCAGGCATTATTTGGGTGGCAAGTATGTTGGCTGTTTTGCTGTCTTTAAATTCGTTATTTCATCATGATTTTGACAATGGCGTTTTGGAGCAAATGCTTATCTCTCATCACTCATTGCCCTTGTTGATTTTGTCTAAAATTGTGGCACATTGGCTGCTAACAGGCGTGCCAATTATCTTGTTGTCGCCATTACTTGGGGTGTTTTTATTTCTAGATGATGAAAGTATCAAGGTGTTGATGCTGACCCTGCTACTTGCCACGCCGAGTTTAAGCCTGATTGGTGCAATTGGTGCATCGCTAATTGTTAGTATTAAAAACTCAGGTATGTTGTTGTCGTTGTTGATATTACCTCTTTATATCCCTATTCTAATTTTTGCCTCCTCTGCTGTTTCTCAAGCACAGGCAGGGTTAGAAATTGACGCTCAGTTGTATTTCTTAGCCACAATTTTAACCGTAAGTTTAATGCTTGCACCCTTTGTTAGTGCATTGTCTTTAAGAATAAGTTTAGAATAA
- the ccmA gene encoding cytochrome c biogenesis heme-transporting ATPase CcmA → MLKINNLSCQKGYNLLFSQLSFTVDLGGILRITGTNGSGKTSLLKILAGLSVQEQGTIFLDNDAVKSEGYQAEIFYLGHLSALSVELTCLENLKFLTALNQSVGQPLLLDALKQVGLEGYENEYCAKLSAGQKRRVALASLILSKAKIWLLDEPFTALDPQGVKMVEQHIEQHCKQGGACLFTTHQDSALKNQKVLAL, encoded by the coding sequence ATGTTAAAAATAAATAATCTTAGTTGTCAAAAAGGCTACAACCTGTTATTTAGCCAACTTTCTTTTACGGTGGACTTGGGGGGTATTTTACGCATTACTGGCACTAATGGTAGTGGTAAAACTTCGCTTTTGAAGATTCTTGCTGGGCTTAGTGTGCAAGAGCAAGGCACGATTTTCTTGGACAATGATGCGGTTAAATCAGAAGGCTATCAGGCGGAAATTTTTTATTTGGGGCATTTATCTGCTTTAAGTGTTGAGCTTACTTGTCTTGAAAACCTTAAATTTTTAACGGCACTTAACCAATCGGTTGGACAGCCATTGTTACTTGATGCACTCAAACAGGTGGGATTAGAAGGTTATGAAAACGAATATTGTGCCAAACTCTCAGCAGGGCAAAAACGCCGTGTGGCTTTGGCAAGTTTGATACTTTCTAAAGCAAAAATTTGGCTATTGGATGAACCTTTTACTGCCCTTGATCCACAAGGGGTAAAAATGGTTGAACAGCACATTGAGCAACATTGCAAACAAGGGGGGGCGTGCTTATTTACCACCCACCAAGATTCTGCTTTAAAAAATCAAAAGGTGTTAGCATTATGA
- the sppA gene encoding signal peptide peptidase SppA: MKRTSDEQLADIAQEFVRQNRSKRRWRIAFSLLFIGYFSSIFYMGINDSGALEGMLKKETPFVAEVVLSGVIQSSGDIDANEVIELLGSAFESKNAKAVILRINSPGGSPVQSSRIYKAIVRFKKKFNKKIYVVVEDICASGCYYIASAADEIYADESSIVGSIGVVMSGFGAVDAIEKLGIQRRLYTAGKYKGLLDPFSPENEKTIAHIQNNILNKSHQNFINAVKAGRGNKLSKHKDLFTGLIWLGEDAKKLGLIDGIADANHIAKNIVGVNSRVLFETKKTLLEQLTEASAKGIALVVNEQLTSQHFTGSLQ; this comes from the coding sequence ATGAAACGCACCTCCGATGAACAACTAGCTGATATCGCCCAAGAATTTGTCCGCCAAAATAGATCTAAACGCCGTTGGCGCATTGCTTTTAGTTTGTTATTTATTGGTTATTTTTCCTCCATTTTTTATATGGGCATCAATGACAGTGGCGCATTAGAAGGGATGCTTAAAAAAGAAACACCTTTTGTTGCCGAAGTGGTACTAAGTGGCGTAATCCAAAGCTCAGGCGACATTGATGCGAACGAGGTTATTGAATTATTAGGCAGTGCTTTTGAATCAAAAAATGCCAAAGCCGTTATTTTAAGAATTAATTCCCCCGGCGGCTCACCCGTGCAATCCAGTAGAATTTACAAAGCCATCGTGCGTTTTAAAAAGAAATTTAATAAAAAAATCTATGTTGTTGTTGAAGACATTTGCGCCTCAGGTTGTTATTACATCGCCTCCGCTGCTGATGAAATATATGCTGACGAATCTTCAATTGTGGGCAGTATCGGCGTGGTTATGTCTGGTTTTGGTGCCGTTGATGCCATTGAGAAATTAGGCATCCAAAGAAGACTTTATACCGCAGGAAAATACAAAGGTTTACTTGACCCCTTCTCCCCAGAAAATGAAAAAACGATAGCACACATCCAAAACAACATCCTAAACAAATCACATCAAAATTTTATTAACGCCGTCAAAGCCGGTAGAGGCAATAAACTTTCAAAACACAAAGATTTGTTTACAGGACTAATTTGGCTTGGAGAAGACGCCAAAAAATTGGGTCTAATAGACGGCATCGCAGACGCCAATCATATTGCCAAAAATATTGTCGGCGTCAATTCAAGAGTTTTATTTGAAACAAAAAAAACCTTATTAGAGCAACTAACCGAAGCCAGTGCTAAAGGCATTGCACTGGTTGTTAATGAACAATTAACCAGTCAGCATTTTACGGGCTCCTTACAGTGA
- the bamE gene encoding outer membrane protein assembly factor BamE domain-containing protein, whose translation MNKLLLIAFLSLFINACTFPTYVSNLLPTPYRADIHQGSVLNRFDVNRLKTGMSKHQVQDIIGHPSVIDPFHKNQWDYINYSSLGSGKIINYRLILTFAQEKLTNIDTNGIGSLPALTFIEKVAESNRINDEKATIALAKEQARIAKIAAKRIAQEKIEAEKAEALAIKLAQEKAQAEEEKARVAAIKLAKEKAEKIKMAQIEADRLAQEEALKTTQAKIAQNIALAQEKALKEKQIQEDNKPWYQLWYQFIRQIW comes from the coding sequence ATGAATAAATTACTCTTAATCGCATTTTTATCTTTGTTTATCAATGCTTGCACATTTCCAACCTATGTTTCCAACCTATTACCAACGCCCTACAGGGCTGATATTCACCAAGGTTCGGTCTTAAACCGCTTCGATGTTAATCGATTAAAAACAGGTATGTCAAAGCACCAAGTGCAAGATATTATCGGCCATCCAAGCGTTATCGACCCCTTTCACAAAAATCAATGGGATTACATTAACTATTCTAGCCTTGGTTCAGGAAAAATTATTAATTACCGCTTAATCCTAACATTTGCACAAGAAAAATTAACCAACATCGATACCAACGGCATTGGCTCCCTACCCGCATTAACTTTTATAGAAAAGGTCGCAGAAAGCAACCGCATAAACGATGAAAAGGCAACCATAGCACTCGCTAAAGAACAAGCCAGAATTGCCAAAATAGCAGCCAAACGCATCGCACAAGAAAAAATAGAAGCAGAAAAAGCCGAAGCATTAGCAATAAAACTGGCTCAAGAAAAAGCACAAGCAGAAGAGGAAAAAGCCAGAGTGGCAGCCATAAAACTTGCCAAAGAAAAAGCCGAAAAAATCAAAATGGCTCAAATAGAAGCCGATCGTCTTGCGCAAGAAGAAGCACTAAAAACAACCCAAGCCAAAATCGCCCAAAATATTGCACTTGCTCAAGAAAAAGCATTAAAAGAAAAGCAAATTCAAGAAGACAACAAACCTTGGTATCAACTTTGGTACCAATTTATACGCCAGATCTGGTAA
- the fur gene encoding ferric iron uptake transcriptional regulator, translating into MDAQDLKSAGLKVTLPRLKILEILETSENHHMSAEDIYRALIMQNAEVGVATIYRVLTQFEESGMVNKLNFDNGQSVFELSNVEHHDHLVCVKCGKIDEFSDEVIEQHQHDVAKKYGYQLTDHCLYLYGLCQDCQ; encoded by the coding sequence ATGGACGCGCAAGATTTAAAAAGTGCAGGACTTAAAGTTACCTTACCAAGACTTAAAATTTTAGAAATTTTAGAAACCAGTGAGAATCATCACATGAGCGCTGAGGATATTTACCGTGCGTTGATTATGCAAAATGCAGAAGTGGGGGTGGCAACTATTTATCGTGTTTTGACACAGTTTGAAGAGTCGGGTATGGTGAATAAACTCAACTTTGACAATGGTCAAAGTGTTTTTGAATTGTCCAATGTAGAGCATCACGACCATTTGGTGTGTGTGAAATGTGGCAAAATTGATGAGTTTTCGGACGAGGTTATTGAGCAACATCAGCATGATGTGGCAAAAAAATATGGCTATCAACTCACTGACCACTGCCTCTATTTATACGGTCTTTGTCAAGACTGCCAGTGA
- a CDS encoding metal ABC transporter permease, with protein MEDFILRAILAAIGISIIAGSLGCFVIWKRMSYFSESISHSALLGVSLGLVSGLGLHFGLIVVGVIFAILIVVLQQRKFLSNDAILGIFSHISLSLGVVILALVGSANTDYFALLFGDILSITNQDIAWIYAVLVLVGTLLIVFWQRLLLLTLNEDLGVASGLNKLRYQLLFMLMIALTVSVSVQIVGVLLITSLLIIPPAIARVFSRSPVQMVLFSMITSVVAVAIGLSGSMHYDIATGPTIVIALGALFIASQLFPSKRLT; from the coding sequence GTGGAGGATTTTATTCTTAGAGCAATTTTAGCGGCCATTGGCATTTCAATTATTGCAGGCTCTCTCGGCTGTTTTGTTATTTGGAAGCGTATGAGTTATTTTTCAGAATCTATTTCACACTCTGCTTTATTGGGGGTGTCTTTGGGATTGGTAAGTGGCTTAGGTTTGCATTTTGGGCTGATTGTTGTTGGGGTAATATTTGCCATATTGATTGTTGTTTTGCAGCAAAGAAAGTTTTTATCTAACGATGCTATCCTTGGTATTTTTTCACATATTTCCTTGTCACTTGGTGTGGTAATTTTGGCATTGGTAGGCAGTGCAAATACCGATTATTTTGCATTGTTATTTGGTGATATTTTGTCTATTACAAATCAAGATATTGCTTGGATTTATGCCGTTCTTGTGTTGGTGGGTACGCTGCTTATTGTCTTTTGGCAACGGTTATTGTTGCTAACCTTAAATGAAGATTTAGGTGTGGCAAGTGGACTTAATAAATTAAGGTATCAATTGTTGTTTATGTTGATGATTGCACTTACGGTGTCGGTGTCGGTGCAAATTGTCGGGGTGTTGCTTATTACCTCGTTACTCATTATTCCGCCAGCAATTGCCAGGGTTTTCTCTCGTAGTCCAGTGCAAATGGTCTTGTTTTCTATGATTACTTCCGTTGTTGCTGTGGCGATTGGGTTGAGTGGTTCAATGCATTATGACATTGCAACAGGGCCGACGATTGTCATTGCACTGGGTGCTTTGTTTATTGCTTCGCAGTTGTTTCCAAGCAAGCGATTAACTTAA